One region of Pogona vitticeps strain Pit_001003342236 chromosome 1, PviZW2.1, whole genome shotgun sequence genomic DNA includes:
- the LOC110077495 gene encoding cysteine-rich venom protein, with protein MPAKIQKDIIDKHNAIRRSVKPTASNMLKMTWDPKASETAKKWVSKCKEGISPAEERIVDGIYCGENVYQSTTPTSWENIIQYWGTKASNFRYRIGPVGDLNGSDIYTQLIWYNSHRVGCAAAVCKDQLTPFRYICHYCPAGNRKPLMRTPYKAGRPCEACPNSCENKLCTNSCKYADRITDCDVLLGMSSCSEELMKTNCKATCTCKTEIK; from the exons ATGCCTGCAAAGATACAAAAGGACATTATTGACAAACATAATGCCATCCGAAGGTCGGTTAAACCAACTGCCAGCAATATGCTGAAAATG acaTGGGATCCAAAAGCCAGTGAGACTGCTAAAAAATGGGTTTCAAAATGTAAAGAAGGAATCAGTCCTGCAGAGGAGCGGATTGTTGATG GGATCTACTGTGGTGAGAACGTTTACCAATCAACCACACCCACCTCATGGGAAAATATAATCCAATACTGGGGTACTAAAGCTTCTAATTTCCGGTATAGAATTGGGCCGGTTGGTGACTTAAATGGTAGTGATATATATACTCAG CTGATTTGGTATAATTCGCATCGGGTTGGATGTGCAGCTGCCGTGTGCAAGGATCAGTTGACACCTTTCAGATATATCTGTCATTATTGTCCCGC AGGAAACAGAAAACCGTTAATGCGAACACCCTACAAAGCAGGCAGACCTTGTGAAGCATGCCCAAACAGCTGTGAGAATAAACTCTGCA CCAATTCATGCAAGTATGCCGATCGTATCACAGACTGTGATGTACTGCTAGGAATGTCCAGCTGTAGTGAAGAACTGATGAAGACAAACTGCAAAGCCACCTGTACCTGCAAAACAGAAATTAAGTAA